GATTTCTCCATCACCGTGACTGTCAAGGGAAGTGTCGATACCTCCTTCCAGGGCGGTGCAGCACTCGAGGGAGTCCATGTGGTGGCTGATTGGTACTATCAGGTTTATGATGGATCTACTTACACAATCCGCGACAAGGACCACCGCACCTATGCGGACGACCTCTATCCCGGACGTGTATGGTTCTCCAACGCCTACACCGGATCCGACGGTATCGTCCTTCTGCATTACACCAAACCCGAGAGCATGGCGACCGGAGAGGAGGCATTCCTCTATGTGTACGCCAAGGATGCACCCGCTTCCTCGCCTTCGGGAGATTATACCTTCAATTACGGTCTACCTGCGGACGGAGAAAAATCCATAACCGAGATTGCCAACGGATATGTCACCTGTGTGGCTATGGCGATGGCATCCATCGTCAATACGGAGGTCAATTCGGACGATGTCTCCTACACCTTGGGCGGAACCATCACCGGCGATGTTCCCGACGAGGTAACAGTCTACTGCATCAATCCCCAGGGAATCGAGATGAACAAGACCGTTGCCAAGTCCGGCAGCACCATCACTTTCAGTTTCACCGTCAAGGCCGGAGCTTCCGTGAAGATCGGAATCAACGACCTGCCCGGATACTCGTTCACTCCTCAGAGCCAGCAGATGCCTTCTGCATACTCTGACTCTACTGCATTCAGTGCAGTCGCCGCCCAGTCGGCTTGGACCATCGAGAGGAACGCACCCGTCGTCCTGAAGACTTATGATCTCACCGGAGCGACCGCGGGAAGCATCCTCAACCTCAGGTATTCCGTCGCAGGCACCACCACTGTGATGCAGGTGAGGGCTGCCAGTTCTGCTGTCAGCATCCCCATCTACGGTCTGACCGGCAATGTGGTGGAGAACTTCACTCTCACGGGGGAGAACCTCTACGTGAAGTGGGCGGACGACACCCACGCAACCATCGCCAGTATGATCAGTATCTCCGTCGTAACCTACTATGACAAAACCGCCGATCAGCCCACCATCGATAACGTGGCCGGCGGACAGAACATACAGGTGTTCATCGAGGGACAGCAGTACGCGGTAATCGTCACCGATGCCTCCGGCAAGGCGACGACCTCCGTGCCCAACTTCCCTACTCTGGCTTTCAAGCTGGGCGGACTGGCTGTCGATTATGCTACGATATCGTCCGGTGCATACGAGGGATGTCTCGGCCTTAACCTCAAAGAGGTCATTGACTACCCGGGACCCACCTACGTGACCGTGACCATCCGTTACATAGCGACTTCCAGTTTGCAGAACCAGGCCGTCCCGACCAATGTGGACATCCTTTCCGGACCGACCACGGTCACCCTCACCGTTGGTGAGACACAGACCTGTCAGGCTCCGGAAGTGGAGGGATTCACCTTCAGCGGATGGTATATCAACGGAGTTTCGAAATCAGATTCAAGGGACCTGCACATCTGTTCCTTCCCGGTGACCAAGGACATGGACGGGGCGACGCTGTTAGCGTCGTATGCCCCTATCACGCCCGAGCCCCCGAAGGAGGATATCGGTCCCACGATAGCCATGGTCGCAATGGCGGTAATCATCGCGCTTGTGGCCTTGGTCTACGTCCTCGTGCAGACGAGGAGGTATTAAACGCTTTAAGAAAAGGTTTGAATTGATAGAGGTAAGATAATGAGAATCATCGGTTCAGGAAGAATTGACGACTACAAGAAAGTCGCTCTGGAGGATACGGTCCTTAAGGCGATCGACGCCAAACCCGGGGACAGTGTCCTGTTCTACGAAAGGCACAACGACGATGCTGTGTGCATCTACAAGGCCGAGGGTGCCAGGCTGACCAACGAGGCAGATGCTCCGAGGAGGAGGCATATGAGGGAGGCATTCGTCAGGATGCGCTACATCCTCGTGCTCACTGTCGTTGTCATCGTCCTCAGGCTGGCCATGACCGTCCTAAACTATGACGCGCTGGGTGCGGGTAGGTTCGCAATCACCTTCGCTCTGGGAATCCTGACCCTTATTTTCGTCTTAGCGTGTATCAATTTCTCCAGGATTGTGGATAATCCCTACGATTCCCAGTCACTGGTCACCGTGGGTAATACCTATGCCAAGGACAGGATCACCGGTATCACCAAGGTCAACAGTGACG
The sequence above is a segment of the methanogenic archaeon ISO4-H5 genome. Coding sequences within it:
- a CDS encoding transmembrane protein, translated to MRIIGSGRIDDYKKVALEDTVLKAIDAKPGDSVLFYERHNDDAVCIYKAEGARLTNEADAPRRRHMREAFVRMRYILVLTVVVIVLRLAMTVLNYDALGAGRFAITFALGILTLIFVLACINFSRIVDNPYDSQSLVTVGNTYAKDRITGITKVNSDGFVATTNLYINSLFGARVDNVEVLIHPEGGEDFDAVVNLVKSVPGYSVYRVHMKDNIPQAGTMEVIGKYRYLGKFIEVHCQYYIEYDPESKDTKVREGDTTATIEFDNLNKTKFDETWLKESEDMY
- a CDS encoding adhesin-like protein; translated protein: MAVINRKLSIAFVVLAAVLVSFSVYSSDNSDSADTTYVRNISIEIYDQTSADYSRLAYLSDKLPSSLNATEWNRDAASGLWYNVNTNSSDVGKILRYGMVTGITVDEIRTDILAAYSSVFTGTDFIITQVGYDIYGECGVNIEIKKDGTSVLSKDVTASKDVAGRYIANSVEAAYQYTLNASGDIPVAAPAGFYTLTIKCNGITAGSATTGYLGTVYNLYGNVEDKGGKPIPNATIAYEITDSDGNVMSSGSLLTDQYGEYILRSVGGTIVNINSVSAAGFTFKTTTYSYGTITGDAYPGMTFVSNENYIRVLVKDQSARPAENVEIRAEWYRSVDNGDGTYTYERKTDGVSIPSATDANGVALVTLSQVFSEYNLYIKGMSGQYSFTDVDNRINPSTTRTEPLPEYLNGAGNAYANVVSFPDVGIKADDFSITVTVKGSVDTSFQGGAALEGVHVVADWYYQVYDGSTYTIRDKDHRTYADDLYPGRVWFSNAYTGSDGIVLLHYTKPESMATGEEAFLYVYAKDAPASSPSGDYTFNYGLPADGEKSITEIANGYVTCVAMAMASIVNTEVNSDDVSYTLGGTITGDVPDEVTVYCINPQGIEMNKTVAKSGSTITFSFTVKAGASVKIGINDLPGYSFTPQSQQMPSAYSDSTAFSAVAAQSAWTIERNAPVVLKTYDLTGATAGSILNLRYSVAGTTTVMQVRAASSAVSIPIYGLTGNVVENFTLTGENLYVKWADDTHATIASMISISVVTYYDKTADQPTIDNVAGGQNIQVFIEGQQYAVIVTDASGKATTSVPNFPTLAFKLGGLAVDYATISSGAYEGCLGLNLKEVIDYPGPTYVTVTIRYIATSSLQNQAVPTNVDILSGPTTVTLTVGETQTCQAPEVEGFTFSGWYINGVSKSDSRDLHICSFPVTKDMDGATLLASYAPITPEPPKEDIGPTIAMVAMAVIIALVALVYVLVQTRRY